The DNA sequence AAACTTTTGTAGCCAACTGTGGAATCTGGCACTAGGCATAACTCAGCAGCCAGACAGCTTTGGGGATCTGTAGGGGAAAGTTCTTACAACTTTCCACCACATAAAGGGTCACTCAAggattttattgttgtttttaagtTTCTATGTTCAAAGCCCTCTGACATCTGATTCCATGCGATATGCCAGCAGCTGACATTAACCCAAACTCTAGATTTCAGCCACCTGCTTCTGCAGTCTACTTTTACTCCAATTTCCACAAAACCAGATCTCAGATCACGGGAAATGAGCTTGATTTCTGCAATGAATCCACACACAAAATATCATTGGAGTTCAGTGTGAATTTCATGTCCAGAAAACATTACAGCATCAGACCCtgagaaaattaatttaaatctttacttttctttatttgcatttttcaTCATTCTGGCCCCATAACTGCAGAAACTAATTCCCAAAatacacagcagcagcaaagagtgAGAAGTCCTGTAGATTTCAGCAAATGCTACTTTCTACAAACCATACATCCCTTGTGGTACTGGCTCCTGCATTCTTGTAGCAAGCCAGactatggggaaaaaatgtaataaagatCTATTAGAGGGTCACCGGCTACTCGATAATAATGGGGCGGGTGGGGgacacaaaatgttttttttataaGGAGTAAGAGCAATAAATATTTTCATCTTCTTCATAAAATTTCAATTATAACAGTTATTTGTTTGGATTTTAACAATCCTCTGTAGTGCTGCAATCCAAACGCTCCAGCACAGTCCTAGTGCCTGGGAATCAAAGTGAAAACGACTAGAACGAAAAGTGATATTGACTAACCTATTTCTGCTCTCTCTACTGAATGACACTCAAAACAAACAGCATTATTGGTTAAAAgtacaaatagattttttttaaagaactcccTCAGTTTTAATAATCTTGGTTGTTATTAATAACAGGAGTAAAAATTctgcttaatatttttttaacctgGCTTTTCTCCTTTAATGTAATATTTGCAATTGGATCCATGCAAAGTAGACCCCTGGGTCTCTGTGTAGCCACCATACCAACATCAAAGAGCCTGTACAGGTGCAGAGGTCCATCCGCCTTAAACCTATCTTAAAATAATATTGTTCCAGTTTAAAATCTTTTCAGAGCAGCCTTTTCAAAAAGCAATAGCACAATCCAATGAGTGCAGTGCATGGCGTACCCACATGGGCTGAGTGGTTGAAAAGATCCAAGATACACTGCATAATCTCACAACCTTCCTCTCTAAGGAGCCTTTCACTGATTTCATTTACAGGTGCATGCAAtccagggagagggaaggagatgcAGAAGAGAACACATGTCTGATTTGTTTTCATCTGGgtgtaactgattttttttggtacTGGACTCCGAAAATTGCTTCTGGGCCTCTCTCTCAATTTCCTGCTTCCTCATAATCCAGGTTTAGGGCCATTTCAGTCACCTTGGGTAGGGTATCTAGGCAGATGTGAAGTCAATTAAAGCCAAGTGTCAAGCTTATGAGACCCAGCTGCCAATTTAAATATGCTCAGTGCCAAGTGAAACCAGTGGAATCTGTCAGCATTTCTCCATGCTGAAAAGACaacaaattctgatctcatttacaccagtgtaaatccagaataactccaccAATTTCACTGGATTTAGTCAGGAGTCATGCCAGCATAACTGTGATCAAAATCCAGCCAAGTGGGAATAGTTTATAGGCTTATTAGGAAGATTGCCTTAGCAGAAGTGATGCTCAGCAGTTACCACTGAAAAACTGCAGCTGAGTTTTCAAAGTCACCTAAGAGATAGGTGTACCTAATTCCCATTATAATTAATGAGAACTGGGTGTCCAAACCTCTTGGCCAactttccagcttttctccatGGCTCTGACACAGACAGAGGCCTTGGTCCACACAAGAAACCTCCACTGATCTTAACAGAAGCTGTGTGCAAGATCAAGGAAAGCAAAtggctctgcagccaggactccatTTCTGGGTGGCCGACATGACTGAAACACAGagaaaatgtcagtttttaaGATCCATTTTAAAATTCAATTTAGATACTCATTAAATAGAAACcttgggagagagagggaggttttaaagggaatttttccctcctccttttagTTTGCTTGAATGCAGTCCCAGATACCCCTCCCGCACATGCTTCTAAACCCAGATTTACCTCTGTCCCACTGAGGTTTGAATTGATGGGGATAATGCGTAACTGCTCCCTTTGttaaaatgaaccattttgataTAAATAAGCAGAAGGCAAATGGAAGACATTTTATTGGAGGAATTCCAGTTCCCAAGCAACTTCACCCTCCTCGTgctatcactgaagtcaatggcagaatttccactgacttaaagTAGAGGCAGCACCAGGCCACAAAATTAATGTTTTTCTTGTGCCTTCTATCACAAGTCTCTGCTCTCTAATGATAACTACTCTTACTCTCATGTGTGAtcaataaaaaagaaatagctgcacacacacacaacaatatATGAAACCTAACATGCCTCCCTTGTGGTCCCTTAACCCTAGGATTCTATTTCCAGGAGCAAATGTTCTTTCCTCAGGATTTCTCTTAGCTCTGCTCATTACCCACCACAATCCAGTGTCACTGTTTGTGGTGTGGTTTCATGCAGAATTCAAGACTCTTTCTGTAGGTGTGAAGATCACCAAGTATGCCTGTTGTGCTGTGTAAAACACATAATATGCAGCTGGTCTATATAAACTTGGGCTGAAAATGTCAATATTAGATAGTGATCTTGGGTGCAATTTGGGCTGCCCAATTCAAGGCAGCTCGGCCCTGATCGTCAGAGATGTGCACTTACAGCTTACATCGACATCCAACTGCAGCACTTCCAAAATCGCCTCGAGCCCCGCCTGAAGCTGAGCACATACGAATTGAAGTAGCTGAAATCAGAGGCCATTTTTTGTTCGGCCTTGCTGTCTCGTCACCCCTCCCCAAGTGACAAAGGCCTGTTTTGTGCTAACTGTataaacaaccccccccccgctgggcTGACTCCTCAGCCCCTTGCCCGGGCTGTGTCACAACACAGTGCGAGCCCCGGGCTGCCGTGCGCCCCGCACCCGGCCCAGCCTGCGTCCCGCTCCCCGGGGAGCGTGTGCACGGGCCAGGCCTGAGCCGCGTTCCCCCGGGGTCTCctgtcctgcccccgcccccggctGCCACTCACCTCCCCACGGACCCAGCCCGACTCTCCGCCCTACACCTCCCTGAGCGCGCACCGCACGGCCTGCTGGGGCTTGTAGTTTTTTACCGCCACCAGGGAAGGTCCGGCGCAGGCTTTCGAATGAAGGGACTACATCTCCCAGAGGTCTCATCGCTGAGGGACCTCCAGTCAGCGGCGAGCGTGGCGCTATGCATGCCGGGAAATACAATCCGCGCCTGCCCAGAGAGCGAGGCGCTTTCCCACTGGGGCAGAGCGGCGCGACGCCGCACGCCAAGTCCCATGGTGCCTCGCGGCAGGACTCCAAGCCCCAGGGTGCATTGCCGCCATATAACTTCCGGGCGCAAACCGCGCCTGCGCTGGCCTGAGCGTCGCCAGAGGAGGCCGCCATGCCGCTGCGCGCCCGGCTGTACAGTGTGTTCTTCCGCCGCACCTCCACCTTCGCCCTCACCATCGTGCTGGGGGCCCTCGTCTTCGAGCGCGTCTTCGACCAGGGCGCGGACGCGTTCTACGAGCGCCTGAACCACGGGGTGAGGGGCCGCGGCAGAGCCCGCGCGCGCCCTAGGCCGGGGGGCTGAAGGTCAGGCCGGCCTGTGCGCTAGGCGAGGCCCCGGCCCCGGTCCGGCCTCTGGACCGCCCGTGTCCCCAGGCGCGTTCCGCCGGCGCCAGAGCGCGGCCGCGGGGAGCTGGGCCCGGCCGGTGAGGCCTCCCCCTGTACCGGCCGGGCTGGCTGCCGGCTCCAGGCCGCCTCGGGGCCCAGCCTGGGGGAACGGCCGGTCGGGGGTGGCTGCCCCACACACCCGGCGCGGACGAGCGGCCTGGTCTCCGCGCTCCGGCTGCCTCACAACCTCCCGCGCCCCTCTGTGCCTGCCGCTCCGTGCTGGGCCGGGGGCGGGAAAGGGCGCCGCGCCCCCAGCCCCCTCACCGGTCCCTGCCAGGCGGGGGAGCGTCCTCCCCGCCGGCGGGTGGGACCCCGGGCACGGGCTGGGTGAGCGTCCCCCCCGCTCCCCGCCGGCTGCCGGCGGATGGGACCCCGGGCACGGGCTGGGTGAGCGTCCTCCCCGCTCCCCGCCGGCTGCCGGCGGGTGGGACCCCGGGCACGGGCTGGGTGAGCGTCCTCCCCGCTCCCCGCCGGCTGCCGGGACCCCCGGGCACGGGCTGAGTGAGCGTTCTCCCCACTTCCCACCGGCTGcctgtgggtgggaggggagcagcGGGATCGAGCGCTGCTCGCTCTATTCCGCAGTCCCAGATGCATACGAAGGGCTGTGGATCCAGCAGCCGTGCTAGTATCACGGCGGACGCATTTTGTAAATGCACAGTAATGCCAGTGCGGAATTGCCTTGTGATAACCACCATGGTTATAGAATCAGAGGGGCAGCCCTCTTAGTAGACTAAcaagacatattggagcatgacctttcgtgggtgaatacccacatgcatccgacaaagtgggtattcacccacgaaagctcatgctccaaaaccactgttagtctataaggtgccacaggactctttgctgcttttacgtgATTATAGAAGTCTGCTATTATGGCCCTTATAGGGAGGATTTCTGCATGCTCTTGGACTTCTCCAGTTCTCTTGGCCCTAATGGGGGAGCAGAGTTAAAGAAACTGTAACACAGGAAGCTTAAAACAAGTTGTATTTCTTGAATGTCTTCAGTTTCATATTTCTGATGTCTAACTCAACAAAACAGGTGTCAGCAACTTTGCACATGATGTAGGTCATATAGGATGTGTTGCCAGTATGGCAGTGCTGTCCCAAGCAGTCTACAATCTAAATTAGACACAACGCAAGATGAGATGTCAAGTTGTCATTATAGTTAGGTTGCATCCATGGACAGGAAAAGCTTGATAATTAATGCTTAGATACCATGG is a window from the Gopherus evgoodei ecotype Sinaloan lineage chromosome 13, rGopEvg1_v1.p, whole genome shotgun sequence genome containing:
- the LOC115661104 gene encoding cytochrome b-c1 complex subunit 9 isoform X1, with the translated sequence MPLRARLYSVFFRRTSTFALTIVLGALVFERVFDQGADAFYERLNHGKLWKHIKHKYETQEE
- the LOC115661104 gene encoding cytochrome b-c1 complex subunit 9 isoform X2, coding for MPLRARLYSVFFRRTSTFALTIVLGALVFERVFDQGADAFYERLNHGVRGRGRARARPRPGG